A window of the Heptranchias perlo isolate sHepPer1 chromosome 37, sHepPer1.hap1, whole genome shotgun sequence genome harbors these coding sequences:
- the LOC137304553 gene encoding volume-regulated anion channel subunit LRRC8D-like gives MFTLTELATLSESQPTHRILKPWWDVLMDYLVVIMMMVSLLSATLLISKDKVVCLPCDHVQGLNSTSKSHAPVTGSLPHKMESSTQSPQNVNQGGSTSSGTHSKSTGPKETRSAPPTRQPKVGGRKTNLDFQQYVYISQVCYQKALPWYSKYFPYVALVHTIILMVSGNFWFKFPKTSSKVEHFVSILGKCFESPWTTKAVSETANEDSENSQNRTKMFKSVTLEPNENSDTCSSLTSCPEVTFEPPVTGSPSMNILDKQDGEQAKALFEKVRTFRAHTEDGDLIYKFYVGQTAVKALKFIIILSYTFTFVNSITFEHICKPKIKNVTGYSVFFCTHSMAYMLRKLLISYIILIALYGLVCLYTLFWLFRGSLKEYSFEKVREESNFSDIPDVKNDFAFLLHMVDQYDQLYSKRFAIFLSEGCESKLLEMNLNHEWTYEKLRQHVSKNIQGKLELQLFMLSGIPKAVFDMTDLEVLKLELIPDVRLPAKISQMVALRELYLYHCPAKVDQIAFNFLRDHLHILHVKFTDIGEIPLWVYSLKNLVELHLSGNLNSETNKAIGLESLKELRHLKILILKSNLSKIPSNVMELATHLSKLVIQNDGTKLLVLNNLKKLANLSELELQNCELERIPHAIFSLTNLQKLDMKSNNIQTIEEIISFQHLKRLSCLKLWHNSILAIPTTISLIKNLEQLFLSNNKLESLPNALFTLRKLRHLDLSHNLLTAVPPDIHLLQNLQHFFITKNKVETLSVQLFQCLKLKTLHLGQNCITYIPPEIGQLVQLNYLELRGNHLERIPPEIGYCVLLKKTNLIVEDLLFDRLPIEVKDNLMEQDFTSVV, from the coding sequence ATGTTCACTCTGACGGAGCTAGCCACTCTCTCCGAGAGTCAGCCCACTCATCGGATCCTGAAACCCTGGTGGGATGTTTTAATGGACTATTTGGTGGTTATTATGATGATGGTATCTCTCCTGTCAGCGACTCTGCTTATCTCTAAAGATAAGGTTGTATGTTTGCCTTGCGACCATGTCCAGGGTCTGAACAGCACGTCCAAGAGTCACGCACCTGTAACCGGGTCTCTGCCTCACAAGATGGAATCTTCGACACAAAGCCCCCAGAACGTGAATCAAGGTGGTTCCACTTCCTCGGGAACACACAGCAAGTCCACGGGCCCGAAGGAAACCAGATCGGCACCTCCAACAAGGCAGCCAAAAGTAGGAGGCCGCAAAACGAACTTGGACTTCCAGCAGTATGTTTACATCAGTCAAGTGTGTTACCAGAAGGCTTTGCCTTGGTATTCCAAGTACTTCCCTTACGTAGCCCTTGTCCATACCATCATCCTCATGGTCAGCGGCAACTTCTGGTTCAAATTCCCAAAGACCTCCTCCAAGGTTGAGCACTTTGTCTCCATTCTGGGGAAGTGCTTTGAGTCTCCTTGGACCACCAAAGCAGTCTCTGAAACTGCCAATGAGGACTCAGAAAACAGCCAAAACAGGACTAAAATGTTCAAGTCCGTGACGTTGGAGCCCAACGAGAATTCTGACACCTGCTCCTCGCTGACCTCCTGCCCTGAAGTGACCTTTGAGCCTCCGGTCACCGGCTCCCCCTCGATGAACATCCTGGATAAGCAGGATGGTGAGCAGGCCAAGGCACTCTTTGAGAAGGTCCGTACCTTCCGGGCCcacactgaggacggggacctgaTCTACAAATTCTACGTTGGTCAGACGGCCGTGAAGGCTTTAAAATTCATTATCATTCTTAGCTATACCTTCACTTTTGTCAACTCGATCACGTTTGAACACATTTGCAAGCCCAAGATTAAAAATGTCACTGGCTACTCTGTGTTTTTCTGTACTCACAGTATGGCCTACATGCTGCGGAAACTGCTTATCAGCTACATCATTCTGATTGCGCTCTACGGGCTGGTGTGTCTCTACACATTGTTTTGGCTGTTCCGAGGCTCGTTGAAAGAATACTCCTTTGAGAAGGTGCGTGAGGAGAGCAATTTCAGCGACATTCCCGATGTCAAGAATGACTTTGCCTTCCTGCTGCACATGGTAGATCAGTACGACCAACTGTACTCCAAGAGATTCGCCATCTTCCTGTCCGAAGGCTGTGAGAGCAAACTGCTGGAGATGAATCTAAACCACGAGTGGACTTATGAGAAGCTGAGGCAACACGTATCCAAAAACATCCAGGGCAAACTCGAGCTGCAACTCTTCATGTTGTCTGGGATACCAAAAGCTGTCTTTGATATGACCGATCTGGAGGTCCTGAAGTTGGAGCTAATTCCTGACGTCAGGCTGCCAGCCAAGATCTCCCAGATGGTGGCTCTGAGGGAGCTCTACCTTTACCACTGCCCTGCAAAGGTTGATCAAATTGCATTCAACTTCCTCAGAGACCACCTTCATATCTTGCACGTCAAGTTCACTGATAttggtgagatccccctgtgggTGTACTCACTGAAAAACCTGGTCGAGCTCCATCTGTCTGGCAATCTGAACTCTGAAACCAACAAGGCCATTGGACTGGAGTCCCTTAAGGAACTGAGGCATCTCAAAATTCTCATACTGAAGAGCAATCTCTCCAAAATCCCCTCGAATGTCATGGAGCTTGCTACTCACTTGTCTAAGCTAGTAATTCAGAACGATGGCACAAAACTATTGGTCCTCAACAACTTGAAGAAGCTGGCCAACCTCTCTGAGCTGGAGCTGCAGAACTGTGAGCTGGAGAGGATCCCACATGCAATATTCAGCCTCACCAACCTTCAGAAACTGGACATGAAATCCAATAACATTCAAACCATTGAGGAGATCATTAGCTTCCAGCACCTCAAGAGATTGTCTTGCCTCAAACTTTGGCACAACTCCATCCTCGCAATTCCAACAACCATCAGTCTCATCAAAAACCTCGAGCAGCTTTTCCTATCCAACAACAAACTGGAGTCCTTACCCAATGCTCTCTTCACCCTGAGAAAGCTGAGGCATTTGGACCTCAGCCACAATCTGCTCACTGCTGTCCCACCAGACATTCACCTGCTCCAGAACCTGCAGCACTTCTTCATCACCAAGAACAAAGTGGAGACCCTGTCTGTCCAGCTCTTCCAGTGCCTCAAATTGAAGACTTTACATCTGGGGCAAAACTGCATCACTTACATTCCACCTGAGATTGGACAGTTGGTACAACTCAATTACCTGGAACTGAGAGGAAATCACCTGGAGAGGATTCCACCTGAGATTGGCTACTGTGTGTTACTTAAAAAGACCAATCTCATTGTCGAAGACCTCCTGTTTGACCGTCTCCCCATTGAGGTCAAAGATAATCTCATGGAACAAGACTTTACTTCAGTTGTTTAA